The Mytilus trossulus isolate FHL-02 chromosome 3, PNRI_Mtr1.1.1.hap1, whole genome shotgun sequence genome contains a region encoding:
- the LOC134712555 gene encoding zinc finger protein 91-like gives MKRGRGFVNSIELNFPFSILKEIASKNEHEDVTHLYWKGQCFESDTSCIFSTQICENRFKVLIRNTNIALKGCQLSCTIADIESTQCLDWDGAEKTIEEKEQPIQTADGEIINQLGAAKRKRGRPKGTTKKLPLGKSFENDKTTLNAEVSHNSGIDNEPKKYGLRGVKLSQAVMRAEMGSAYREKESLNTNKCSDIQEESKNLVQSGQAAENVDVSTNNEEIHREKTDVGDDENVVDDDKDADYIVNDYVGYISEDEEFEPVNIKRKFGSLVNKNRQRKRVKIDIGDVNIPKYKPKTRFLKNKGCKYCKKLFYHYIGVEEHVRKYHMKELDVQIYLEELKDLRIEKCELCNKTFNNRYHLIEHEKRTHLENASVKCFKCNKIYKNVQSLKNHIKAVHSVIGQPFACHLCAAKFKWSTTLKQHIEEIHEGKMKAVCKHCGKKFPRQNLLNRHMRIHGVDQSKRLCCKHCGRGFWYEHNLQRHIKIIHGPHEENFHCSYCGKGFNMKSAMVTHVQQVHFNIFPYRCIDCNVGFKRSKLYRLHMMKEHAVVDCDSLKTNVRHFKYGKTEEDLFYCSHCSLSFCYKTKMVEHMHSAHGEDFPYMCTHCNQGFLEKSFLSHHLLMAHNEILPAGETLEEEKNRFQMVTIDINGQKKDLEVESFNLPQPVVIEKTEEVGNIVNVEIKENQILSEENGAQSLFFEVSKGADTIHYVIEQSANGDPTILPQELANLLLAAEQSLQGANEDSTDETQLLSHDHEITDNTQIITVPSLKIDEADCVEESV, from the exons gttACCCATCTGTACTGGAAAGGCCAGTGTTTTGAGAGTGATACCTCATGCATATTTAGTACCCAGATTTGTGAAAACAGATTTAAAGTCCTGATAAGGAACACAAATATAGCATTAAAAGGATGTCAGTTGTCCTGCACTATTGCAGACATTGAATCAACTCAATGCTTGGATTGGGATGGCGCTGAAAAGACGATTGAAGAAAAAGAACAACCTATTCAAACTGCTGATGGTGAAATTATTAATCAGCTAGGTGCTGCTAAAAGAAAAAGAGGTCGACCAAAaggaacaacaaaaaaattaccgttgggtaaatcatttgaaaacGACAAAACAACTTTGAACGCTGAAGTCTCTCATAATTCTGGGATTGACAATGAACCAAAAAAATATGGATTGAGAGGAGTAAAATTATCACAGGCTGTAATGAGGGCAGAAATGGGATCAGCTTATAGAGAAAAGGAATCTTTAAACACTAACAAATGTAGTGATATCCAAGAAGAATCTAAAAATCTGGTACAATCAGGTCAGGCAGCGGAAAATGTTGATGTCAGCACAAATAATGAAGAAATTCACAGAGAAAAAACTGATGTAGGTGACGATGAAAATGTTGTTGATGATGATAAGGATGCTGATTACATAGTGAATGATTATGTTGGATATATATCTGAAGATGAGGAATTTGaacctgtaaatataaaaaggaaatttgGTTCTCTAGTTAATAAGAATAGACAGAGAAAAAGAGTTAAAATTGACATTGGTGATGTAAATATTCcaaaatataaaccaaaaactagatttttaaaaaacaaaggatgcaaatattgtaaaaaacttTTCTATCATTATATTGGGGTTGAAGAACATGTCAGAAAGTACCATATGAAAGAGCTTGATGTTCAAATCTACTTGGAAGAATTAAAAGATTTACGAATTGAAAAGTGTGAACTATGCAACAAAACCTTTAATAACAGATATCACTTAATCGAACATGAAAAGAGAACACATTTAGAAAATGCATcagtcaaatgttttaagtgtaacaaaatctacaaaaatgtgCAAAGTTTGAAAAATCACATTAAAGCTGTTCATAGTGTAATAGGTCAGCCATTTGCTTGTCATCTTTGTGCAGCTAAATTTAAGTGGTCAACAACACTAAAACAACACATTGAGGAGATCCATGAAGGGAAAATGAAGGCAGTTTGTAAACATTGTGGAAAGAAATTCCCTCGTCAAAATCTGTTAAATCGTCACATGCGTATACATGGAGTTGACCAATCAAAAAGATTATGTTGCAAGCATTGCGGAAGAGGTTTCTGGTATGAACACAACTTACAGAGACACATTAAAATTATACATGGCCCTCATGAAGAAAACTTCCACTGTTCATACTGTGGTAAAGGTTTTAATATGAAGTCTGCCATGGTGACACATGTACAACAAGTCCACTTTAATATCTTTCCTTATCGGTGTATTGATTGTAATGTTGGTTTTAAACGGTCAAAATTATATCGCCTGCATATGATGAAAGAACATGCAGTAGTAGACTGTGATTCTTTAAAGACGAATGTAAGACATTTCAAGTATGGAAAAACAGaagaggatttgttttattgttcacACTGTAGTTTAAGTTTTTGTTATAAGACTAAAATGGTTGAACATATGCATTCTGCTCATGGAGAAGATTTTCCATACATGTGTACCCACTGTAATCAAGGATTTTTAGAGAAATCTTTTCTTAGTCACCATTTGCTAATGGCACATAATGAGATATTGCCTGCCGGTGAAACTCTGGAGGAGGAAAAAAATAGGTTTCAGATGGTAACCATTGATATCAATGGACAAAAGAAAGACTTGGAAGTAGAATCGTTTAATTTACCTCAACCTGTTGTAATTGAGAAG actGAAGAAGTTGGCAATATTGTTaatgttgaaataaaagaaaatcaaattctGTCTGAAGAAAATGGAGCACAGTCGTTATTCTTTGAAGTATCTAAAGGAGCTGATACAATACATTATGTCATTGAACAATCGGCTAATGGTGATCCCACAATTCTACCTCAGGAACTAGCAAACTTACTTCTGGCTGCTGAACAATCTCTACAAGGTGCTAACGAAGACAGTACTGATGAAACACAGTTATTGTCACATGACCATGAGATTACTGATAATACTCAAATTATAACTGTACCTTCATTGAAAATTGACGAAGCTGATTGTGTCGAGGAAAGTGTATGA
- the LOC134712557 gene encoding leucine carboxyl methyltransferase 1-like, which produces MHMASDDAVRATNDDAAQCKRFAVEKGYWQDPFITLLTQRSQNKHAPEISRGYYARVMAMRTLLQKFIKMTDGNCQVVNLGAGFDTTYWLFKSNGIKAKSFVEMDFPTVTAKKCFFVRKGEALLNAIASDEEDIQISKSEIHGQDYHLVSANLRDIKEVERKLHDCHVDKSLPTVFIAECVLVYVDSDKTKVLLNWITENFTSALFLNYEQVNMQDKFGEVMIENLKQRDCSLPGVSACASLQSQKIRFTDTGWEAADGMEMTNIYKSLPHADVHRVEKLEFMDERELLDQLFSHYCIVWAWKDPNNIGLGSIDLT; this is translated from the exons ATGCATATGGCAAGTGATGATGCTGTCAGGGCAACAAATGATGATGCTGCCCAATGTAAACGATTTGCAGTGGAGAAAGGATACTGGCAAGACCCTTTTATAACACTACTGACTCAAAGAAGTCAAAATAAGCATGCTCCAGAAATAAGCCGTGGTTACTATGCTCGTGTGATGGCGATGAGGACACTTCttcaaaaatttatcaaa ATGACTGATGGTAATTGCCAGGTTGTTAACTTGGGAGCAGGTTTTGACACAACATACTGGTTGTTTAAATCAAATGGAATCAAAGCAAAGTCATTTGTTGAGATGGATTTTCCTACTGTTACAGCAAAGAAATGTTTTTTCGTCAGAAAAGGAGAAGCCTTGTTGAATGCAATAGCCTCAGatg aagaaGATATACAGATAAGCAAGTCTGAAATTCATGGACAAGATTACCACTTAGTATCTGCAAATCTAAGAGATATTAAAGAAGTCGAAAGAAAATTACATGACTGTCATGTGGATAAATCTTTACCTACAGTGTTTATAGCAGAATGTGTACTTGTTTATGTTGATAGTGATAAAactaaagttttgttaaattggATTACAGAAAATTTTACATCAGCATTATTTCTGAATTATGAACAG GTTAATATGCAAGACAAATTTGGAGAAGTTATGATAGAGAATTTAAAGCAAAGAGATTGTTCCTTGCCAGGAGTTTCAGCATGTGCTAGCCTTCAATCTCAGAAAATAAG atttacaGATACAGGATGGGAAGCAGCCGATGGTATGGAGATGACTAATATTTACAAATCTCTTCCACATGCTGATGTTCACAG AGTAGAGAAGTTAGAATTTATGGATGAAAGAGAATTACTTGATCAGCTGTTCTCCcattattgtattgtatgggCATGGAAAGATCCAAACAACATAGGATTAGGAAGCATTGATTTGAcctaa